The genomic window GCAGCACAGGCGTCCGATCCTTCAAGGATCTTGGTCCATTCATCGCGCGTTTTGGTCTTGAACAGCGCCTTCATCTTCTCTTGCAGATCGGGCCATTGCTCGCGATCCATTTGATTGTCGAAGCAATCGTCATCGAGACCAGCGAGCTTCCTCAGCTCAGCATAGAATTGCGGCTCGATCGCTCCAATCGCCATATAGCGCCCGTCCTTGCACTCATAGGTGCGATAGAAGTGGGCGCCACCGTCGAGCAGATTTGTCCGTGGTTTCTCATGCCAGAGGCCCAGTGCTCGCATGCTGTGAAACAAGGTCAGCATGTTGGTCACGCCATCGCACATCGCGGCATCGACTACCTGCCCCTTGCCGGAGGTCCGCGCTTCAATCACCGCAGCCAATACGCCGACGGCGAGGTAAAGCGCGCCACCGCCATAGTCACCGACCAGATTGAGCGGTGAAACCGTATCGCCATCGCACGACCGAAAGGAATCCAGCGCACCGGTGATAGCGATGTAGTTGATATCGTGACCAGCAGCGAGAGCGAGAGGGCCGGTCTGCCCCCAGCCTGTCATGCGGCCATACACAAGGCGCGGATTGCGCTTCATCGCAACATCGGGCCCAAGGCCCAGGCGCTCCATGACTTGAGGGCGGAATCCTTCGATCAAGATGTCCGCAGCCGCGATAAGATCGAGCGCCTGCTGGACATGATCCGACTTTTTCAGATCGAGTTCGACGACCCGCCGCCCACGGTGGACGAAATCGCGCGCGTCACGATTGCCCTGTCCAGGCCGCGTGATGCAGACCACATCCGCGCCCATGTCGGATAGCATCATCGATGCAAACGGGCCCGGACCGAGACCGGCAAACTCGATCACCCGTATGCCACGCAGCGGGCCGGTCGCTGCCGATTGCTCCTTCATCCAACTCTCCCAAATTTCCTTTTCTTATTTCCAAAGGATCTTCCCACTATCACGCGCGAGCGAGCCGACCGTCACTGATATTATCAGGCATGTCAGCCTTGTCTGTGAGCATGCCGCCGAGAATGAGGTTGGTCATGTGCGCGATATACTGCCGGCGAACGGCATCCGTGATGCCATTCGCCCCAAAACGCGAGCTCATCTGGCGTCCATAGAAGAGATGGTCGCAGGCGCCAACGAGGCTCGTGTAGAACAGTGCCGGGTCAACCTTGCGGAATTCTCCCGCAGCAATGCCTTCCGCCAAAAGCCTGCGCTGAAACTCGAACAGCGGCGTAACAAAGAAGCGATTAACTTCTCTTGCCGTCTCCTCACTGCCCTGATGCAACAACAGGTGGATCAGCCGGTTCAGATATGGAAAGCGGTAATAGGCATTGATGATGCCGGCGATGTGCCGCCTCAATTTCTCGGTTGGCGAAATCGGTTGATCGAGCACAAACGCGAGGTTGGCCATTTCGGCACCGGCATCGCGCGCCAACAGGGCAAGCAGCAGGCCGTCTTTGTTGCCGAAGTGATATTTCACCAGCGCAGAATTGACGCCCGATTTTTCCGCGATGTCGCTCAACGAGATGTCTGTTGAATTGCGCTCGATCATCAAGTCGCCCGCAGCCACCAGCAATTTGGCGGCCGTCGCATTCATCGGTACAGCGTCCTTTTCCGGCATTCGCTTTGCCGGCAACTGTCGTCGCGACGCTTTCGGAGTTGGGCTGGGCGACATTCGCAATCCTGTGCGCTAGTGCGGTGGATCTGACGTTCGTATCAGTATTCACTGCTGGTCCGTCATACGAACGTCAGATCCAAAACCGCACTAGATTTATATTTTTCCAGTGTCCCTTGGGTTCTGACATTCGTAAACGAGTTGGCCGCGAACTAATACGAATGTCAGAACCGGGACACTGGCGTCCCGAATCCGAAGTTCGCCTGATAATGCAGCGCACCTCAGAGCGAACTTCGGATTCAAAAGGACACTAGTGGAGTGGATTTGACATTCGCTACCCACCCGGCTGCGAGTTTGTCGAGC from Nitrobacteraceae bacterium AZCC 1564 includes these protein-coding regions:
- a CDS encoding alpha-methylacyl-CoA racemase (product_source=KO:K01796; cath_funfam=3.40.50.10540; cog=COG1804; ko=KO:K01796; pfam=PF02515; superfamily=89796), producing MKEQSAATGPLRGIRVIEFAGLGPGPFASMMLSDMGADVVCITRPGQGNRDARDFVHRGRRVVELDLKKSDHVQQALDLIAAADILIEGFRPQVMERLGLGPDVAMKRNPRLVYGRMTGWGQTGPLALAAGHDINYIAITGALDSFRSCDGDTVSPLNLVGDYGGGALYLAVGVLAAVIEARTSGKGQVVDAAMCDGVTNMLTLFHSMRALGLWHEKPRTNLLDGGAHFYRTYECKDGRYMAIGAIEPQFYAELRKLAGLDDDCFDNQMDREQWPDLQEKMKALFKTKTRDEWTKILEGSDACAAPVVGMFEAPLHPHLAARQTFVDVHGGVQPAPAPRFSRTPSAIQGSASTPPVDAADILMQWSEVTANHVS
- a CDS encoding AcrR family transcriptional regulator (product_source=COG1309; cath_funfam=1.10.10.60; cog=COG1309; pfam=PF00440,PF14514; superfamily=46689,48498); translated protein: MSPSPTPKASRRQLPAKRMPEKDAVPMNATAAKLLVAAGDLMIERNSTDISLSDIAEKSGVNSALVKYHFGNKDGLLLALLARDAGAEMANLAFVLDQPISPTEKLRRHIAGIINAYYRFPYLNRLIHLLLHQGSEETAREVNRFFVTPLFEFQRRLLAEGIAAGEFRKVDPALFYTSLVGACDHLFYGRQMSSRFGANGITDAVRRQYIAHMTNLILGGMLTDKADMPDNISDGRLARA